In a genomic window of Aggregatimonas sangjinii:
- a CDS encoding thrombospondin type 3 repeat-containing protein has protein sequence MNIFISRLLFATIFLFGVISNAQSTPTEPILIADTVSEFVNMFDKSNATAKNSSGIPVQIGADKTLELKLNLRDQVAYGERYIGSVRNEETSSFSFTVEKGKMEGHIILRDLKKAYRLFTGTNNKVYSKETDIGNLICVEFEKGTNSITIDKNTRKTTAKNSSLNLQSRPSATAVIYLDFDGETVSGTNWSNGDTINAQPSGLSDAEIRTTWEIMAEDFSPFDINIVTDRSVFEATPKNRRMMCIFTPTDDAQPESGGVAYLNSFSWNTDDPCWVYNIRSGKDAGDTGSHEVGHTMGLDHDGKGTTEYYTGHNTWAPIMGFSLNRPVAQWSIGEYTNATNMQNDIQIIAGSQNNFGFAPDDHGDDDNTATPLDADAGGNVTGSDNSGIIRERNDVDMFSFLAEAGQASFVFSPDEAHPNLDIKARLLDVNGAEIAMSNPLGLNAEMTENLVAGLYFLEVRGVGRGTVDTGYSDYASLGKYSISGQYTVQTPEDDLRLISVTPDEGSLVCGSILPIIEVKNSGINTISGFDVLYRLDQGTQKMQSFSNSIAPNQTITVSLNPILLDAVGETELEVIAQAANDDLPNNNTIARRFFANTSGIAAQINTFETESDQLITYNETEDAPVWQRGVPTGTLLNSATSGSNVYGTTLGGDYPDGQKGFLITNCYDFSSIENPILKFKMAYDIEINYDVAYVEYSLDSGENWTLLGSKNSLPNWYNSDRSSTTNGVDCQLCTGGQWTGSQTQFTEYGYDFSLNAGTETDLTQATNIVFRFVFHSDSFVTEEGVIIDDLVVAGTQLDDNDDDNDGILDDVDNCPLTANANQLDTDNDGIGDVCDEDDDNDGVLDALDNCPLTSNPDQSDTDNDGIGNVCELPNDDDGDGILNANDNCPTIANPNQEDGDEDGIGDVCDDDSDNDGIINTLDNCPEINNPDQLDTDGDGIGNVCDRDDDNDGILDMDDNCPLIGNPNQEDADGDGIGDVCDSTVDDEDGDGISNANDNCPTVANNDQLDTDNDGIGNMCDPDDDNDGILDVVDNCPLSANPDQADFDGDGIGDNCDTDFDGDGVQNDVDECAATPLGTAVNAQGCESFSLNRDNYRISKRISCTTNRGSIDISTVANYDYQATLTFNGETVTESFTTSSGFDNLEVGEYNLCFTVAGQEGYEACFDISLKAPEEFSVNTVIDPSTNELTLFLTGNDAYTITLNNEISIIEQGEVTLPLTQARNTLKVSTGRECDTDYEEIIKLNPTFYVYPNPVSGDTLTIQLEGGVETNVQASLYATDGTRYSNDLYEIINNTVILNMAGVPQGVYILSVTTLNTRTTYKIIRN, from the coding sequence ATGAACATATTTATCTCCCGATTACTTTTTGCGACAATCTTCCTATTTGGCGTTATTTCGAATGCCCAATCTACACCGACCGAACCCATTCTTATCGCCGATACGGTTTCCGAGTTCGTTAACATGTTCGACAAGAGCAACGCAACAGCGAAAAATTCCAGTGGAATTCCCGTTCAAATTGGGGCAGATAAAACATTAGAGTTAAAGCTAAATTTACGCGACCAAGTAGCTTATGGCGAACGGTATATCGGATCGGTGCGCAACGAAGAAACCTCATCCTTCAGCTTTACAGTGGAAAAAGGAAAGATGGAGGGGCATATCATCCTTCGTGATCTCAAAAAAGCCTACCGCCTATTCACCGGAACGAACAACAAGGTCTATTCGAAAGAAACCGATATCGGCAATCTTATTTGTGTGGAATTCGAAAAGGGAACAAATTCGATAACGATTGATAAAAATACACGAAAGACAACTGCCAAAAATTCCTCGCTAAACCTGCAAAGTAGACCAAGCGCCACGGCGGTCATCTATCTTGATTTTGATGGTGAAACCGTAAGTGGTACCAACTGGAGCAACGGGGACACGATCAACGCACAACCATCCGGGCTTTCAGACGCCGAAATTAGAACTACCTGGGAAATCATGGCAGAAGATTTTAGTCCGTTTGATATCAATATCGTTACCGACAGATCGGTTTTTGAGGCAACTCCCAAAAATCGTAGGATGATGTGCATCTTTACCCCTACCGATGATGCGCAACCTGAATCTGGTGGAGTGGCCTATTTAAATTCCTTCTCTTGGAATACTGATGACCCATGTTGGGTTTACAATATAAGAAGTGGAAAAGACGCCGGTGATACTGGATCGCACGAAGTGGGCCATACCATGGGGCTCGACCATGATGGTAAAGGTACCACCGAGTATTATACCGGACATAACACTTGGGCCCCGATTATGGGCTTTAGCCTGAACCGTCCTGTTGCGCAATGGAGTATAGGGGAATACACCAATGCGACCAACATGCAAAACGATATTCAGATCATCGCCGGATCACAAAACAACTTTGGTTTTGCTCCCGACGACCATGGTGATGACGACAACACGGCAACACCTCTTGATGCGGATGCTGGAGGAAACGTTACCGGCTCCGATAATTCCGGTATTATACGCGAACGAAACGATGTTGACATGTTCTCTTTTCTTGCCGAAGCAGGACAAGCTTCCTTCGTTTTCAGTCCCGACGAGGCGCATCCTAATTTAGATATCAAAGCAAGACTCTTAGATGTAAACGGAGCGGAAATCGCCATGAGCAATCCGCTGGGATTGAATGCGGAAATGACCGAAAATCTTGTAGCAGGACTCTACTTTCTCGAAGTTCGCGGTGTAGGTCGCGGTACGGTTGATACGGGCTACTCCGATTATGCATCCTTAGGAAAATATTCGATATCAGGACAGTATACCGTGCAAACACCTGAAGATGATCTTCGCTTGATCAGTGTGACTCCTGATGAGGGTAGCTTGGTATGCGGTTCAATATTGCCGATAATCGAAGTAAAAAACAGCGGTATTAATACCATATCCGGTTTTGACGTCTTGTATCGTCTAGACCAAGGAACACAGAAAATGCAATCCTTTTCCAATTCCATAGCACCAAACCAGACCATTACGGTTTCTTTGAATCCCATCTTATTGGATGCTGTTGGCGAAACCGAACTGGAAGTCATAGCACAAGCAGCTAACGACGATTTGCCGAACAATAATACAATAGCACGTCGTTTTTTCGCGAACACCTCCGGAATAGCAGCCCAAATAAATACGTTCGAAACAGAAAGCGACCAGCTGATTACGTACAATGAAACCGAAGACGCTCCGGTTTGGCAGAGAGGAGTTCCCACAGGTACTTTATTGAACAGCGCCACTTCAGGGTCAAATGTTTATGGCACCACTCTAGGTGGAGATTACCCCGATGGCCAAAAAGGATTTTTGATTACCAACTGCTATGATTTTTCAAGTATCGAAAATCCCATCCTAAAGTTCAAAATGGCCTATGACATTGAAATCAATTATGATGTCGCCTATGTTGAATATTCCTTGGATTCTGGTGAGAACTGGACCCTTCTTGGATCAAAGAACAGTCTCCCTAATTGGTATAACAGTGATCGTAGCAGTACTACGAACGGTGTAGACTGTCAACTTTGTACAGGCGGACAATGGACCGGTAGCCAGACACAATTTACCGAGTACGGTTACGATTTTTCATTGAATGCCGGTACTGAAACCGACCTTACCCAAGCGACCAATATTGTGTTTCGCTTTGTATTCCATTCCGATTCATTTGTTACCGAAGAGGGAGTGATCATAGATGACCTTGTGGTCGCCGGTACCCAATTGGATGATAATGACGATGATAACGACGGTATATTGGATGATGTAGACAATTGCCCTTTAACAGCAAACGCCAACCAGTTAGATACCGATAACGATGGCATAGGCGACGTTTGTGATGAGGACGATGATAATGATGGTGTTTTGGATGCGCTCGATAATTGCCCGTTGACCAGCAACCCGGACCAATCCGACACTGACAATGATGGTATCGGTAATGTTTGTGAGCTACCCAACGACGACGATGGAGATGGAATACTGAATGCAAACGATAATTGCCCTACCATAGCGAACCCAAATCAAGAGGATGGGGACGAGGATGGTATCGGGGATGTCTGCGATGATGACAGCGATAACGATGGCATCATAAATACCTTGGACAATTGTCCTGAAATCAATAATCCCGACCAATTGGATACGGATGGTGATGGTATCGGGAACGTCTGTGACAGGGATGATGACAACGACGGTATTCTGGATATGGACGACAACTGTCCTTTGATCGGCAACCCGAACCAAGAAGACGCCGATGGTGATGGTATCGGTGATGTTTGCGATAGTACCGTTGATGATGAAGATGGGGACGGTATTTCAAATGCAAACGACAATTGCCCCACCGTAGCGAATAACGATCAGCTGGATACCGATAATGACGGCATTGGCAATATGTGCGATCCAGATGATGATAATGATGGAATTTTGGATGTCGTTGACAATTGTCCGCTAAGTGCAAATCCCGACCAAGCGGATTTTGATGGCGATGGTATCGGGGACAACTGTGATACCGATTTTGATGGCGACGGTGTGCAAAACGACGTTGATGAGTGCGCTGCAACACCTCTAGGGACAGCCGTAAATGCCCAAGGTTGCGAAAGTTTTTCTTTAAATCGAGATAATTATCGCATATCAAAACGTATTTCTTGTACTACGAACAGGGGCAGTATTGACATCTCCACAGTGGCGAACTATGACTATCAGGCTACATTGACCTTTAATGGGGAAACCGTAACGGAATCTTTTACCACAAGTTCAGGTTTTGACAATTTGGAAGTGGGCGAATACAATCTTTGTTTTACCGTCGCAGGCCAGGAGGGCTATGAAGCTTGTTTTGATATTTCATTGAAAGCCCCCGAGGAATTCTCGGTAAATACCGTAATCGACCCAAGCACCAATGAATTGACGCTATTCCTAACAGGAAACGATGCTTATACCATAACACTAAACAATGAAATTTCAATTATCGAACAAGGTGAAGTCACTTTACCCCTGACCCAAGCGCGTAATACTTTAAAAGTTTCCACGGGCAGGGAATGCGATACGGATTACGAGGAAATCATTAAACTGAATCCGACTTTTTATGTATATCCCAACCCTGTTTCGGGCGATACGCTTACCATTCAATTAGAAGGAGGCGTTGAAACTAATGTACAAGCATCG